The genomic interval GCATCTTTGCGCGATAAATCTTCCGCATCGGGGATTCCCAAATTTCGCGCGATTTCGACGGGAGACGAGGCGGGCGGAGCCGCATCCGGGGACGGCGAGGCCGCGGGCCTGCCGCCCGACCTGCCGCAGGATAAAACCGCCAGGGAAAGGAGCAAAACGAAAACGAATGAGTACGCAGAACCCCGACGGCAAGCGAGAGCCGACATGAACGATGAAACCATTTTATATACCTCCAGCTTGAAAGGTCAACGCTGGGCGGAACTACCGGTCGAATAAATTGTACCCCCGGGTTTTGGATTTCGCAACGTCGGCCGGAAATCGTTGGCGCAGCCGCGGCCAGATACGGCCGGAGGATTCAATTGCGGGTATCATTCAATCGCCTTTGCGCGGCGGGCGGCTCTGTGATTGAATCCCGTCCCCGCCGTCGGGCGGCGGCCAGCCCGGTTGGAGCGCAGCGTTCGGGACGCTGAGGTCGGGAGTTCAAATCTCCCCCGCCCGATTTTTCCATTCCTTATAGCCTCGGCCTACGCGCCCGCGGCTTTTTTCAGCCACTCCGGTATCTCGTCCAATTCCACGATGTCGGCGGGCGTCTCGCGCCTCGCAAGCAACGCGACGCCGTTCGCGCCCGCCAGCACCACCGCAGGACGCGGCACGCGGTTGTAGTTGCTGGCCATGCTGTACGTGTACGCGCCGGTCGAAAGCATCGCCAGGATGTCGCCCGGAAGGGGCTCGGGCAGCGGCGCGTCCGTCGCCAGCATGTCGCCCGACTCGCAGCACTTTCCGGATATCGACCACGCGCCCGTCGCCTGCTCGTTCGCCCGCTCCGCAAGCATCACATGGTGGCGGGCGCCGTAAAGAGCATGGCGCGGGTTGTCCGTCATCCCGCCGTCCACGCTCGCGTAGTTGCGCACCCCCGGTATCTTCTTCACGCTTTCGACCGTGTACAGCGTTATCCCCGCCTCGCCCACTATCGAGCGCCCCGGCTCGTCGCACAGCACGGGCAGCGGCACGCCGTACTCTTCCGCGTCTTCCTTAATCGTGCGCACAAGCCGCTCCAGATGATCCGTCACCCGCGGCGGCGCGTCGTCCGGCATGTACTTGATTCCAAGCCCCCCCCCCATGTTTATCTCGTCCAGCGGCGCGCCGAGCGAGTTCCTGCAGAACGCGTAGAACTCCATCATCAGCCGCGCCGCCACGCTGAATATCTCGTACTCGAAAATCTGCGACCCTATATGGCAGTGTATTCCGACGAACTCCAGGCCCGGTATTTCCATCACCCGCCGCGCCGCCTCCTCCGCCGCGCCGCCCTCCAGGTTGAACCCGAATTTCGAGTCCACCTGGCCCGTCTGCACGTACTTGTGCGTGTGCGGCTTGACGCCGGGTGTCACCCGGATGAACACTTTCTGACTGCGCCCCGTCTTCGCGGTCATCTCCGCCAGCCGGTCTATCTCCGCCAGA from bacterium carries:
- the lysA gene encoding diaminopimelate decarboxylase, which codes for MEPLQNKFHIADGAAVISPDGKLLLAGRTARSLIDEFGSPLIVMLEDVIRRRCREYRERIEIYPRSRVYYASKAFLTTGFCRLIQQEGLGLDVVSAGELHTAMAAGFPPEMVLLHGNAKTLEELSLALEYGVGRIVIDNLAEIDRLAEMTAKTGRSQKVFIRVTPGVKPHTHKYVQTGQVDSKFGFNLEGGAAEEAARRVMEIPGLEFVGIHCHIGSQIFEYEIFSVAARLMMEFYAFCRNSLGAPLDEINMGGGLGIKYMPDDAPPRVTDHLERLVRTIKEDAEEYGVPLPVLCDEPGRSIVGEAGITLYTVESVKKIPGVRNYASVDGGMTDNPRHALYGARHHVMLAERANEQATGAWSISGKCCESGDMLATDAPLPEPLPGDILAMLSTGAYTYSMASNYNRVPRPAVVLAGANGVALLARRETPADIVELDEIPEWLKKAAGA